Proteins from a genomic interval of Cottoperca gobio chromosome 8, fCotGob3.1, whole genome shotgun sequence:
- the hoxb6a gene encoding homeobox protein Hox-B6a → MSSYFVNSTFPVTLPGTGAGGQAAESFLGQIPLYSSGYAADHPLRHYSGAAAVTAAAAVAYGASGGVHQDKPYSASTYYQQAANGAYGGHRAAPGVGVGGATVAGACDYATAAAAAAAAAVATSFYRDKEHACSLEEHQLALSQDGMHRKAECAGLSGKGMFGETMDDKLQSSAPIYPWMQRMNSCNGTFGSPGRRGRQTYTRYQTLELEKEFHFNRYLTRRRRIEIAHALCLTERQIKIWFQNRRMKWKKENKLMNSSSSSSSSSTVNGAEEEEKRTE, encoded by the exons ATGAGTTCCTATTTCGTCAACTCCACTTTCCCGGTGACGCTACCGGGAACGGGTGCTGGCGGGCAGGCGGCAGAGTCGTTCTTGGGTCAGATCCCGCTCTACTCCTCGGGATACGCCGCCGACCATCCGCTCAGACACTACTCGGGGGCAGCAGCCGTTACCGCTGCCGCAGCTGTGGCGTACGGCGCGAGCGGCGGCGTGCATCAGGATAAACCGTACTCGGCGTCCACCTACTACCAGCAGGCGGCGAATGGAGCGTACGGCGGGCACCGGGCAGCGCCAGGGGTCGGTGTAGGGGGCGCAACCGTAGCCGGTGCTTGCGATTACGCCACggcagcggcggcagcagcagctgcagctgtggcCACGAGCTTTTACCGGGACAAGGAGCACGCATGCAGCCTGGAAGAGCACCAGCTCGCGCTGAGCCAGGACGGCATGCACCGTAAAGCGGAGTGCGCAGGGCTGAGTGGGAAAGGGATGTTCGGTGAAACGATGGACGACAAGCTACAGTCATCAGCCCCTATTTATCCGTGGATGCAGCGGATGAACTCGTGCAACG gGACCTTCGGCAGCCCCGGGAGGCGCGGGCGGCAGACGTACACGCGCTACCAGACGCTCGAGCTGGAGAAGGAGTTCCACTTCAACCGGTACCTCACGCGGCGGCGGCGGATCGAGATCGCGCACGCGCTCTGCCTCACGGAGCGGCAGATCAAGATCTGGTTCCAGAACCGGAGGATGAAGTGGAAGAAGGAAAACAAGCTCATgaactcctcttcatcatcctcctcttcctccacggtgaacggtgcagaggaagaggagaaacgGACGGAGTga